One region of Cuculus canorus isolate bCucCan1 chromosome 6, bCucCan1.pri, whole genome shotgun sequence genomic DNA includes:
- the GULP1 gene encoding PTB domain-containing engulfment adapter protein 1 isoform X5, translated as MNRAFSRKKDKTWMHTPEALSKHYIPYNAKFARHIKKSEGQKTPKVELQISIYGVKILDPKTKEVQHNCQLHRISFCADDKTDKRIFTFICKDSESNKHLCYVFDSEKCAEEITLTIGQAFDLAYRKFLESGGKDVETRKQIAGLQKRIQELETENTELKNKVHDLENQLRITQVHAPPLLHIKCDNHEHMFQRPSTFFWCNNEDSPPCLDISSITLTPRSSPDSRLPSGLLIPPPSKSGLPKPASEYSCPRPHAGSVTPKSPSTDIFDMVPFSPISPQSSTPTRNGTQPPPVPSRSTEIKRDLFGAEPFDPFSCGTGDFPPDIQSKLDEMQRQRWRGSKWD; from the exons ttTGCAAGACATATCAAGAAATCTGAAGGCCAGAAGACACCCAAAGTTGAATTACAAATCTCAATCTATGGGGTGAAAATTCTAGACCCAAAAACAAAG GAAGTCCAGCACAACTGCCAACTCCATAGGATATCATTTTGTGCTGATGATAAAACTGACAAGAGAATATTTACATTCATATGCAAAGACTCAGAATCAAATAAGCATCTGTGTTACGTATTTGACAGTGAAAAGTGT GCAGAAGAGATAACTTTAACAATTGGTCAAGCATTTGACTTAGCTTACAGGAAATTTCTGGAATCTGGAGGAAAAGATGttgaaacaaggaaacaaattGCAGGTTTACAGAAAAGA ATTCAAGAAttagaaactgaaaacacagaactgaaaaataaagttcacGATTTGGAAAACCAGTTAAGAATAACACAAGTACATGCACCACCA ctgctgcacaTAAAGTGTGATAATCATGAACATATGTTTCAGAGACCCTCTACATTTTTCTGGTGTAACAATGAGGATTCACCTCCTTGTTTAGATATATCTTCCATTACGCTTACTCCTAGGAGTTCTCCTGACTCTAGACTGCCATCTGGATTATTAATACCACCACCTTCAAAAAGTGGCCTTCCAAAGCCAGCCAGTGAATACAGCTGCCCAAGACCTCAT GCAGGCAGTGTGACACCTAAATCACCCTCCACTGACATCTTTGATATGGTTCCCTTTTCTCCCATATCCCCTCAGTCATCAACACCTACTCGCAATGGCACACAGCCTCCTCCAGTACCCAGTAGATCTACAGAGATCA AGAGAGACCTTTTTGGAGCAGAACCTTTTGACCCATTTAGCTGCGGAACAGGAGATTTCCCTCCAGACATTCAGTCCAAACTAGATGAGATGCAG CGTCAGCGATG GAGGGGTTCAAAATGGGATTAA
- the GULP1 gene encoding PTB domain-containing engulfment adapter protein 1 isoform X4 produces the protein MNRAFSRKKDKTWMHTPEALSKHYIPYNAKFARHIKKSEGQKTPKVELQISIYGVKILDPKTKEVQHNCQLHRISFCADDKTDKRIFTFICKDSESNKHLCYVFDSEKCAEEITLTIGQAFDLAYRKFLESGGKDVETRKQIAGLQKRIQELETENTELKNKVHDLENQLRITQVHAPPLLHIKCDNHEHMFQRPSTFFWCNNEDSPPCLDISSITLTPRSSPDSRLPSGLLIPPPSKSGLPKPASEYSCPRPHAGSVTPKSPSTDIFDMVPFSPISPQSSTPTRNGTQPPPVPSRSTEIKRDLFGAEPFDPFSCGTGDFPPDIQSKLDEMQEGFKMGLTLEGTVFCLDPLDSRC, from the exons ttTGCAAGACATATCAAGAAATCTGAAGGCCAGAAGACACCCAAAGTTGAATTACAAATCTCAATCTATGGGGTGAAAATTCTAGACCCAAAAACAAAG GAAGTCCAGCACAACTGCCAACTCCATAGGATATCATTTTGTGCTGATGATAAAACTGACAAGAGAATATTTACATTCATATGCAAAGACTCAGAATCAAATAAGCATCTGTGTTACGTATTTGACAGTGAAAAGTGT GCAGAAGAGATAACTTTAACAATTGGTCAAGCATTTGACTTAGCTTACAGGAAATTTCTGGAATCTGGAGGAAAAGATGttgaaacaaggaaacaaattGCAGGTTTACAGAAAAGA ATTCAAGAAttagaaactgaaaacacagaactgaaaaataaagttcacGATTTGGAAAACCAGTTAAGAATAACACAAGTACATGCACCACCA ctgctgcacaTAAAGTGTGATAATCATGAACATATGTTTCAGAGACCCTCTACATTTTTCTGGTGTAACAATGAGGATTCACCTCCTTGTTTAGATATATCTTCCATTACGCTTACTCCTAGGAGTTCTCCTGACTCTAGACTGCCATCTGGATTATTAATACCACCACCTTCAAAAAGTGGCCTTCCAAAGCCAGCCAGTGAATACAGCTGCCCAAGACCTCAT GCAGGCAGTGTGACACCTAAATCACCCTCCACTGACATCTTTGATATGGTTCCCTTTTCTCCCATATCCCCTCAGTCATCAACACCTACTCGCAATGGCACACAGCCTCCTCCAGTACCCAGTAGATCTACAGAGATCA AGAGAGACCTTTTTGGAGCAGAACCTTTTGACCCATTTAGCTGCGGAACAGGAGATTTCCCTCCAGACATTCAGTCCAAACTAGATGAGATGCAG GAGGGGTTCAAAATGGGATTAACTCTTGAAGGCACAGTATTTTGTCTTGACCCGCTAGACAGCAGGTGCTGA